Part of the Hypanus sabinus isolate sHypSab1 unplaced genomic scaffold, sHypSab1.hap1 scaffold_606, whole genome shotgun sequence genome is shown below.
agtttttgctctttcgTTTGCCCtttgttttgcttttatgttggctttggcttctcatttcagccatggttgcgtcctcctgcctttccaatgctttcacttctttgggatgtatcgatcactcagctcccaaattgctcccagacactccagccattgctgctccgttgtcactcctaccttttgccttccaaacaagtttggccagcttctctgtcacagaaatgtggagaagttcagtacggaaacaggctatttggcccatctagtcaatgctgaaaaaacatttaagctgtcaAATGCAACTATCTGCACCGGGACAATcactctccatacccctaccatccaggctcccatccaaacttcttttaaatgctgAAAACGAGCTCATATTCACCGATtgtgctgacatctcattccaGTCTCACACAACCATTTCAGTGAAGTCTATTTCCAAACGCTCCCATTAAATTTTTACCTTCACCACTTACATCAccgcacccaacctcagtggaaaatgctgctcacgtttaccctatctgtacacaaataattttgtatactttgaACAAAACCTGAAAGCAATGTATGGTTCCCTTGTTTATGTTCAGAGCATATTTCAGATtaaaagatgatgaggggcattgattgcatggatagtcagaggctatttcccaggtttaaaatggctaacatgaggggcatagttttaaggtgcttggaaatggatGCTGCGGggctgtcaggggtaattttttttacacagagggtgatgggtgcgtggaatgcactgccagatgtttgtgtgagagtgtttcagttactgtggggtcgggtacccatgcagctcagtgggaacagggaataatatcaatggagagagtcagactgagccaggtcacagattggagatggcagaaatgccccattctcgcTGAGACAGGAAAAGCATCAGAGAGTTTgctggtcattccagataccagctctgtgcccagttagaagatgacttctctctccaacttgggttgaacttcactgtaacagtgtgatgccagatcacaccttgacaaatcggtgatctcatctgaaatgttgtacttcacccattgatggattttgtaaatttttttacaggttaaaaatgacaaggaatttgtctacgggAATCTCAAACAGATCACGTCAGGTTTGCTGTCTGTATCCAGATATTTAAGACGAGGAGCAAGGGATTCATTCAAccttccttcctgctcagactgtgtggagggattcaTTTGCTCATCTGGCCGATGGCACACCCGTTATTTTACACAAGAGAGAGTCCGTTCATattctcagactgtgggaagggattcactcggtcatctcaactgaaggaacatcagcgggttcacactgggcaaggccattcatctgttctgtgggtgagaagggattcagtcactcTTCCCAGctgttcacactgggcagaggctggtcaactgctgaatttgtggggaaggattcactcggtcatctgatctaatggctcatcagcgagttcgcactggggagaggccattcacctgctcggactgtgggaagggattcaaatactcatctaaactgaaggaacaccagtgagttcacactggttagaagccgttcacctgctcagtctgcgggaagagattcactcgttcatccaccctaatggcacaccggcgagttcacaccggggagcggccgttcatctgctcagactgtgggaagggattcacttgctcatctaaactgaaggaacatcagcgagttcacactggagagaagctgTTCAGCTGCTCGGacagtgggaagggattcacttggtcatcggacctactggtacaccagcgagttcacactggagagaggccgttcacctgctcagactgcgggaagggattcacttgctcatcccaactgaaggtacatcagagagttcacactggggagaggccgttcacctgctcagagtgtgggaagagattcactcggtcatctgaactactggtacaccagtcagttcacactggagagaggccgttcacctgctcagactgcgggaggagattcactcggtcatcccacctactaagtcatcagcgagttcacacgggagagactgttcacctgctgtgaatgtgggaaagaATTCATATGGTCATCTtgactacagagacaccagcaagttcacaccagtggtagaggctgttcacctgctcagacactgGGAGGAGTTTCTCTCAGCCTTCTCAATCAAATGTGCATGATTGAGTTCAGGCTGGGtacaggccgttcacctgctgtgaatgtgggaagggattcactcagtaacctaaccttgtgacacactactgggttcacactggggagaaagtttcagtaAGCTTCATGCTGGAGATTTGTCCgtcaccattgctgaatgcaatttcaagAGTGACtatcggtgctgaactctgcaattattgctgctgctcaccacatccAGTTCTTCACACTGGTCACTGGGTgactgggaggagtttcttctggatattcacctttaatgggactagaGTTTACATTCTGGAtctgggaaaaataaatcagttcaattttaaactctgtctctggtacttagtGAATGTGTAGcacacctagtgtacagtagagaagTTATAacagtgtacagtagagagtcaactcaggccagCTGTGCCCTGCCAGTGATTCTATTCCATGACAGTTTGTttcaatcctcccctgttgttcatctctcgctctccctgtggTAATGGGTTTCAAacagtcaccactccgtgggtgaAGATGTTCCCCTTGAATTCTCTGTAGACCGAAGAAGTCGAGTTGACTGCAGTTCTATCTGACAATTTCCTCATCCTtcaaatctctgggctgaggagGAATGATATTGGTAGTTAACCCCCTTATTCATgcctcatttccacattatgggttatttttcctgcttctaaagggttaaggtagaaacattgaaaacttacagcacaatacaagccctttgatccacaaagttgtgccgaacatgttcctacccaagaaattactagggttacccatagccctctatttttccaagctccatgtacctatccaggagtctcctaaaagaccctattgtatccacctccaccaccgttgccagcatgCACTATGCACtcactgtgtttaaaaaaaaaaattacccctgacatctcctctgtacatacttccaagcatcttaaacctgtgctatcttgtggcagccatttcatgccctgggaaaaagcctctgattatctgcatgatcaatgcctctcatcatcttatacacctccattaggttacctctcatcctccgtctctccaatgagaaaaggccaagttccctcaacctgttttcacaaggcatgctccccactccaggcaacatccttgtaaatctcctcggcactttctatggtttctacatcctccctgtagtgaggcaactagaactgagcacagtactcgtgtggtctgaccagggtcctatatagctgcaacattacctctcggctcctaaactcaatcccatgattgatgaaggccaatacactgtatgccttcttaaccacaaagtcaacctgcacagctgctttgagcttcccatggactcggaccccatgatccttctgatcctccacacagccaagagtgttaccattagtactatattctgtcatcgtgtttgacttaccaaaatgaaccatcacaCTTCACCACTCcgcctgccacttctcagcccagttttgcatcctatcaatgtcccggaGCCCTCCGTGCTAtgcccccaacctttgtcatcagcaaacttactacctatccctccacttcaccatatagataatttctaaaaatcaccaagagtaaggGTCTGAACAGATTCCTGAGTCACTCCACTGGTCAACGACC
Proteins encoded:
- the LOC132389584 gene encoding zinc finger protein 664-like, giving the protein MAHRRVHTGERPFICSDCGKGFTCSSKLKEHQRVHTGEKLFSCSDSGKGFTWSSDLLVHQRVHTGERPFTCSDCGKGFTCSSQLKVHQRVHTGERPFTCSECGKRFTRSSELLVHQSVHTGERPFTCSDCGRRFTRSSHLLSHQRVHTGETVHLL